The sequence AGGCCGAAAGCCAGAATAATCGGATTTTGCCCTACGGCCCGTAGCCTGCTTAACCATTGGCGCATTCCTGGCCTTGCCCCGGTTAGATCCAGGGGCGACTGAGGACGCCCGCCCATCTCAGCGGCTAAGATCGCCCCCAGCCCGTAAGACCCCAGCAAAGTGCCAAGGGCATCGTAGAACAGCGCCCAGCCAAACACGCTCACCCCCAACTGGGGCAGCAGCAGCACCACCGGGTAGCCAATGTAGCCGGTATTGCCCAGCATGGCCGCCAGAGAAAAGCTGCCCTGGGTGGGCCGCGACCACGACACCTGGTGCACCGATAGCCACAGGCGGCTGCACCCCAGCCCTAGCAGAATGGCACCCCAGGCCACCACCGGAGCCAGGTACAGGTTGCCCGACAGATCGGCCCGCCGCATAAAGCCAATAATGCTCAGGGGAATGCCCACCCAAAACAAAAACCGGCCCAGCCGCAGGGGCACCTGGTAGTAGAGCCCCTGGGGTTCTCCCCGGTGGGGGGCAAAGCGGTAAAGCAAGGCACCCAGCGCAATCCCAACACCCACCCCGGTCCCAATCGGACCATAGAGGCGGATTAAAATTCCTAGCGGTGGCACAATAGCAACCCTCACGTACCCTGCCCTGGGATTGTGACAGGTCTGCCTAGAAGTTGCGATCGCTTTTTAGGTAAGTTGTTGGCCATCACGCTGCCCCGAAAGAGCCATAATGGGTAGAGTTTTGCCGGGTACTCAGCCAGTTACCATGTCTCCCATCGACGATATTCCCCAAGCGGCCCGCGATTTACCCCTGTACCCTGAGGGCGCAGCCCAGCCCCCCTGGCTACGGCGCACGCGGCTCCTACGGCGCGTTCTGGGTCTAACCCTGCTGGCCTTGACGGCGGGTGGCCTGGTGGCCTGGTATCAGACTAACGGGTTCTCTGCGGTCGAGTTTGCTCGGCCCTTTGAAACCATGGTCAACCGTTCGGCAGACACGGCAAACGGCACCAATTCTAACGTTAGCGATCTCGATGTGGCGGTGCAGCTGGCCCCCTCTAGCCGCAGGCTGCTGCTCGGTCATCGCGCCTTTGAGGAGGCTCCCGCCGACGATCTGGTCACTCTGTCGGCCAACCGCAGCATTCGACTGCGATCGGCGGCGGCCAGCGAGTATGAAGCGATGGCCCAGGCGGCGGCCCAGGAAGGTATTCGTCTGGTGCCCCTGTCGGGGTTTCGCTCCCAGGCTGAGCAGGAGACAATTTTCTTTAACCTCAAGGCCCAGCGCGGTCAAGACGCCCAAACCCGAGCCGAGGTCAGCGCCCCGCCGGGCTATAGCGAGCATCATACCGGCTACGCCATCGACGTGGGCGACGGCAACCAGGCGGGCACCCACCTCAACGATGGCTTTGCCGACACCCGCACCTACCAGTGGATGGAGACTAACGCGGTGCGCTACGGCTATGAGCTATCGTTTCCGGCAGACAATTTTCAGGGGGTAGCCTTTGAACCTTGGCACTGGCGTTTTGTGGGCGATCGCACCAGCCTCGAAACGTTTTATAGCGAGTAGGCCCAAAGCGTGAGGCGGTTTCTGGGAAAACAGATACCAGCATTGACGCCGCGATTCTAGCGACCTCAGGGCAAGCGATGCCCAGCAGCTAGAAAAATTGTTTCAGGCGATTATAGCTATAGCCAATCCGGTTAAGACATTTCCCCCTAGCAACGTTTAAACGTTCGAACGCTCTTAGGTTTCTGGATGTCCTAATCTAGGTGACTAGGGCTTACCTCCGCTGTTCTGCCTGGCACTCCTTGATTTATGGCTCTTGCACGTCAAAACCTTGTTCAGCTCAAGCCCAGGGCGTGGTTCACAGTAGCGGCCAGAATGGCAATTCCCTGGACGGTGATGGCGGGGCTGCTGGGCGGAGCACTGGGGCTTAAAACCCTGCATGGCCAGCTTGAGCAATCCTTGGCCAGGTCGCTCAATCAACCCGTACAGCTGGGCGGTGTGCGAGGGGTGGCGCAGTGGGGGGTTGTTTTTGGCAAAACGACCCTCTCTAGCGGTGAGTCCGAGGGCCTGGAAGGCCAGATCGATCGGATAGTCGTTTTGCTCGACTGGGCAGCATTGCTGCACCGTCAAGAGTTGCGGCTGGCCGTGACCCTAGTACGGCCCGATCTGGCAGTGGTGCTACCTGAGGCAGGCGGCCTCTCGGGCTGGGCTCAGCGCCCTGGCGGGCCGATCGCCCCCGCCAGGCGAGTGAAATTGGCGGCGCTGCACGTCAAAGATGGCCGGTTCACCCTCCAGCCCCCCGCTGACACGGCATTTCCCAAGGCACCCGTCGTTATTGACAACTTGCAGGCGATGGTGCGCCAGCCGCCGACTCAGACGGCTGGCCCGGTGACCTTTCGGCTGGAAGGAGTGCTCGATCAGGGCCATGTTCAGACCTACGGCACCGTAGATTTGGCCCAGCGATCGCTTCAGGCCGCCCTGCAAGCCGACGACCTGCCGCTGGCTAGCCTCAATCTGGCCCTGCCGCCAGCGATCGCGATCGAGGCGGGGGTGCTCAGCAGCGACCTGACGTTGACCACGCCCCTGCCCAGTGCCACAAGGCCGCCCCTAGAGGCCCTCGACCTGCGAGGAACGGTGGTGGTGCAGGAGGGCCAGCTAGCCTGGGGGCAGTTGACTACCCCCCTAGGCCACTTACACAGCAGGCTGACGTTTCAAGGCCAACGGCTGACCCTGAGCGATACCCAGGCCGCCGTCGGCCCCCTGGTGCTGACGGCGGCCGGTAGCCTAGATCTGAACGAGGGCTACGACCTCAAGGCCCAGATACCACCCGTCGCCCCAGAGGCGTTGCGGCCCCTGGTGGGCGATCGCCTGCCCCTAGCCCCCACCCAGCCCTGGCAGTGGCAGGCCCAGCTCAGCGGCTCTTTTAAAGAACCGACCCTGGCGGTGCAGCCCGATCCTGCTCTCACCCCACCGGGACACCTGCCCCTAGATTTGGGGCTAGTGGCGGTGGCCCTAGGCATGCAGGCCCAGGCACTGCCCGCCCGCGACTGGATTGCGCCCATCGAGGGGGCAACCTACGAGTTTAGAGGCGATGGAGCCTGGTTTACCCTCAGCGATGGCACCGTGGTACCGCCCCTGTCGGCGGCGGCCTACCAGCGGGCGATCGCCACCCTGGGCAGCCGCCTCACCCCCGCCCTCGATCGCAAGTTTTTTTGGTTTTTGCAGACCAACCCCTACGTCACGGCGATCGCCGCCGATCTGGCCAAGGGTCGCCTGCTCTCCTACCGCCAGGGCGATCGGTTCAATACCGATCGCTTTTTTTTAGACTATTTTGTGCCGGTCTACGTCGAGTCGAGCCGGGCGGCCGGGCTTGACCCCAGCGAAGCCCTGTGGATGCTGGACCATTCTTTGCGCACGCTGCACGACCCGCTGCTGCGCCACCCCGATGCCCGCCCAATCACCGCTGGAGCGGGTACCGTGGGCTCGTTTTGGGCCGGAGAGCAGCTGCTCTCAATGCAGCAGTTACTCACCCGGCCCCTGCTAGCTCAGCTGGGCACCACAGGGCAGCTGGCCCGATTCGCTGTGCTCAAACAGCTCAATGCTTCCACCGTGCTGGAGAGTCGGCGGTTGTCGAGCAGCCCCGAGCTGATGTCAAAAATTCCCAATGTCACCTTTGGGGCGGAGGAGGGCGCGATCGCTCTGGCCCTGGGCATGATGCGGTTTGATGGGGCAGCCATTTACCCCGAGTCGCTGCGATCGCTGGCTGCTGCCATCGAGCAAAATGAGCTAGACAAGCACGCTCTACGCACCACAATCACCAGCAAAATGGAGCAGCTGGCGACGGCCCACCAGGCGGAGCTGGGGTTTGCCCTGCTGCAATTTAGCGATCGCGACTGGGCCGAGGTAGGCATGGGCAAACATTTATTTCCAGGGGGGGCTGGCCACCTCAACGGCGGCAACACCCTGTCGGTGATGGTGTCGCGCCAGGAGAAGGCGGGCTATAGCCTGGAGCAGGCATACCAGAACAGTCGGCTGCTACTGCTAGAACTGCTGCACGAGGCCGACCAGCAGCCGGGGGGCGATCGCATTCTGTTTGCGGTGCTCAAAGACCACGCCTTTAGCCCTCGTTTTTGGCAAATTTTGGCGGGCAAAGAGCCGCTGTTGGCTCGTCGCTTTGGGGCGATCGCCGCCGATATCAGCACCTACGGACACCTAGCCCAGCAGGGAGCCACCCAGCACGAGGCCTTTTACACGGCCCTGGTGATTGCCGATGAAGATATTGGCGTCAGTGCCACCCTCAAGCAAGCCGTGGGGTTCCAGGCCCACCTGGCCCGACTGATCGATCAGGCCTTTGCCCCGGCCAACCCAGCCGACCCGCGCTACCAGAGCTTTCGTCGCAGCCTGGCGATCTATCTCAGAGAAGCCCCCGATATCGCCGTCTATGGCGGCAGCGAGGCGGCTCTGCGAGCCTACGGTCAAGAAACCCTCAACGTGCAGGAGCTAATCGCCGTCAATGTCGCCGATGCGCCCCGCCTGCGAGCCCTGGTGCGGCTTTACAAGGGGGCGCTGGCCCAGGGCCTAATCACCGAATGGGATGTAGCCGGGTTTCAGCGAATTTTGCTCACTGGGGCGCTGCTGTCCGCTGGGGTAGAGCGTGCGTCCTTGCCCCCCGCGCTCCAGGAGGTCGGGTTTCCCAGCCCTGAGTTTCGCCGCGACCTGTTGTTTGTGGTGGGGGTAGAGGGCATTCAGGTGGAGGCAACCCGCTTAGGTATCCAGGCCCACGACCATCGGGTGAGCTTTCAGCCCGTCGGACGGCCCAGCTTTCGATCGCCTGCGCTCCAGGGGGCCGACGCCGCCAGTTGCCCCACCGAACCCTACTTTGCCGCGA is a genomic window of Nodosilinea sp. E11 containing:
- a CDS encoding D-alanyl-D-alanine carboxypeptidase family protein, with product MSPIDDIPQAARDLPLYPEGAAQPPWLRRTRLLRRVLGLTLLALTAGGLVAWYQTNGFSAVEFARPFETMVNRSADTANGTNSNVSDLDVAVQLAPSSRRLLLGHRAFEEAPADDLVTLSANRSIRLRSAAASEYEAMAQAAAQEGIRLVPLSGFRSQAEQETIFFNLKAQRGQDAQTRAEVSAPPGYSEHHTGYAIDVGDGNQAGTHLNDGFADTRTYQWMETNAVRYGYELSFPADNFQGVAFEPWHWRFVGDRTSLETFYSE
- a CDS encoding AEC family transporter; protein product: MGVGIALGALLYRFAPHRGEPQGLYYQVPLRLGRFLFWVGIPLSIIGFMRRADLSGNLYLAPVVAWGAILLGLGCSRLWLSVHQVSWSRPTQGSFSLAAMLGNTGYIGYPVVLLLPQLGVSVFGWALFYDALGTLLGSYGLGAILAAEMGGRPQSPLDLTGARPGMRQWLSRLRAVGQNPIILAFGLGLWLKTIALPAWLDSALYQLAWVIVVLSLVLMGLRMQQLRSWQHVHRATAAVAIKMLVLPLAVGLALTALGVDGPARLVMILQAGMPCAFSNLVLAEAYDLDRDLSVACVGLSSASLLFTLPLWLWAFSGE
- a CDS encoding DUF748 domain-containing protein; the encoded protein is MAIPWTVMAGLLGGALGLKTLHGQLEQSLARSLNQPVQLGGVRGVAQWGVVFGKTTLSSGESEGLEGQIDRIVVLLDWAALLHRQELRLAVTLVRPDLAVVLPEAGGLSGWAQRPGGPIAPARRVKLAALHVKDGRFTLQPPADTAFPKAPVVIDNLQAMVRQPPTQTAGPVTFRLEGVLDQGHVQTYGTVDLAQRSLQAALQADDLPLASLNLALPPAIAIEAGVLSSDLTLTTPLPSATRPPLEALDLRGTVVVQEGQLAWGQLTTPLGHLHSRLTFQGQRLTLSDTQAAVGPLVLTAAGSLDLNEGYDLKAQIPPVAPEALRPLVGDRLPLAPTQPWQWQAQLSGSFKEPTLAVQPDPALTPPGHLPLDLGLVAVALGMQAQALPARDWIAPIEGATYEFRGDGAWFTLSDGTVVPPLSAAAYQRAIATLGSRLTPALDRKFFWFLQTNPYVTAIAADLAKGRLLSYRQGDRFNTDRFFLDYFVPVYVESSRAAGLDPSEALWMLDHSLRTLHDPLLRHPDARPITAGAGTVGSFWAGEQLLSMQQLLTRPLLAQLGTTGQLARFAVLKQLNASTVLESRRLSSSPELMSKIPNVTFGAEEGAIALALGMMRFDGAAIYPESLRSLAAAIEQNELDKHALRTTITSKMEQLATAHQAELGFALLQFSDRDWAEVGMGKHLFPGGAGHLNGGNTLSVMVSRQEKAGYSLEQAYQNSRLLLLELLHEADQQPGGDRILFAVLKDHAFSPRFWQILAGKEPLLARRFGAIAADISTYGHLAQQGATQHEAFYTALVIADEDIGVSATLKQAVGFQAHLARLIDQAFAPANPADPRYQSFRRSLAIYLREAPDIAVYGGSEAALRAYGQETLNVQELIAVNVADAPRLRALVRLYKGALAQGLITEWDVAGFQRILLTGALLSAGVERASLPPALQEVGFPSPEFRRDLLFVVGVEGIQVEATRLGIQAHDHRVSFQPVGRPSFRSPALQGADAASCPTEPYFAAIALGAATAFVWEAETQRVSLRRGRTHCPLPDSWTALVFPALLEAVPIEHSEAGRDRLQSKLQTAKQLEAGIF